One genomic segment of Chloroflexi bacterium ADurb.Bin180 includes these proteins:
- the iaaA gene encoding Isoaspartyl peptidase precursor: protein MRKAIACAYPLLTQGASALDAVQAAVECLEGDGTFDAGCGSVLNADGEVELDAAIMDGATLHFGAVAALRNVLHPIGVARLVMERTEHNLLVGEGARRFAVEQGVALAESDELIASREREYWERARQEKRYSARGSFQPDEASGPGEMSPTGTVGAVAMDGNGNLAAATSTGGTAMKRPGRVGDTPIIGAGTYADNECGAASATGWGEYIMRVLLTRTACDHMRTMPAPQAAKAAIEVLQQRVAGLGGLILIDRSGRYGFAHSTAKMAFAYVDETGKVMAALKGGS from the coding sequence GTGAGGAAGGCCATCGCCTGCGCCTATCCGCTGCTCACACAGGGAGCCTCAGCGCTGGATGCGGTTCAGGCAGCGGTGGAGTGTCTGGAAGGCGACGGCACGTTTGATGCCGGATGCGGGTCTGTGCTGAATGCCGACGGAGAGGTGGAGCTGGATGCAGCCATTATGGATGGTGCGACCCTGCATTTCGGGGCTGTGGCGGCCCTAAGGAACGTTCTCCACCCCATTGGAGTAGCTCGCCTGGTGATGGAGCGCACCGAACACAACCTGCTGGTCGGAGAGGGCGCCCGCCGCTTTGCGGTAGAGCAGGGCGTGGCCCTGGCAGAGTCAGATGAGCTGATCGCATCACGCGAGCGAGAGTACTGGGAGCGGGCACGACAGGAAAAGCGCTATTCGGCGCGCGGGTCTTTTCAGCCGGACGAGGCCTCTGGTCCGGGAGAAATGTCGCCAACGGGCACGGTCGGGGCGGTGGCGATGGATGGCAACGGCAACCTGGCCGCAGCAACGTCAACGGGCGGCACGGCGATGAAACGGCCCGGGCGGGTAGGCGATACGCCAATCATCGGTGCGGGGACCTATGCTGACAACGAGTGTGGCGCCGCATCGGCGACCGGCTGGGGCGAGTACATCATGCGGGTGCTGCTGACTAGGACGGCCTGCGACCATATGCGCACGATGCCCGCGCCGCAAGCGGCCAAGGCAGCCATTGAGGTACTGCAGCAGCGGGTGGCCGGTCTAGGCGGCTTGATCCTCATCGACCGCTCGGGCCGCTACGGCTTTGCCCACAGCACAGCCAAGATGGCCTTTGCCTATGTGGACGAGACGGGTAAGGTGATGGCCGCGCTGAAGGGCGGCTCCTAG